A window of the Oryza brachyantha chromosome 5, ObraRS2, whole genome shotgun sequence genome harbors these coding sequences:
- the LOC102719769 gene encoding uncharacterized protein LOC102719769, translating into MRGALGGGGSRARQNAVRSGLVVLGAVAFGYLSFRVGFKPYLDRAQEAMDARASPASDARPPDHAGGEGDEDDVAASKDPAVVLRD; encoded by the coding sequence ATGCGAGgcgcgctcggcggcggcgggagccgGGCGCGGCAGAACGCGGTGCGGTCGGGCCTGGTGGTGCTCGGCGCCGTGGCCTTCGGCTACCTCTCCTTCCGCGTCGGCTTCAAGCCCTACCTCGACCGCGCCCAGGAGGCCATGGACGCCCGCGCCTCCCCTGCCTCCGACGCCAGGCCGCCTGACCACGCCGGGGGCGAaggcgacgaagacgacgtCGCGGCGTCCAAGGACCCGGCCGTCGTGCTCCGCGACTGA